cataagctacccaatgcaaaaccataggtgacaaggtataagatcaatactaggaaatccttatcaaggagacacatgcaatatgatttgtgtgattaaagttattaggaaacaaggatgatcccatgctatacttgccttgatcacccTGGTCCTGCTCATCCTGCTCGTagaagtactcttgttcacccacgaactgctcaccgtctactcgtaaccaccacatcaacaacaatcatccaaaggcaatcatgcaaagcaaacaagcctattattagaacaactacagtagcattagactatagattatgcgaaaacgaatctaacgcaacttgaacggattaaatcggagttaaaacgaagtttttatgagcaaaatagattcgatggcaaaactgtaaatctggGAAACTTCTTTTTGAACTGCGCGGCTGAAATACGTTTTCCAACTTGGAAAGCGTAAAACGGGAAAGCGTAAAGGACTGCGGGTTATAACATTAAAAAGCGCAGGGGGTTTTCTGAAAAATagccggccgaaggggtatccttcgttTCTGGCCGTTGGATCTCAAACCGATGGCCAGGATTAGATCGGGGGTTGGGGAGGGGAGCTGGCCGCCGGAGTTGGAGGTgccggcggtggcgccatggccgaacACGGCCGGAGCTCACGGTTTACGCGATTTAGGGCACAAGAGACTAAACCGAAAACACCGGAACACTTAGGCGCTCgatgcgaactcacctaggaCCAAGCTTGGAGCCGAGGAAGTCCGCTGCGAGCTCACGACGGCAAGAGGCGGGCGGCGGCTCTGCAAGAAGGTTCGGCCGAGGTTAGAGAAGCACAGAAAACACGAAATCGCGAATGAAACGGTTCGGCGACTTCGCAAGCGCGACGGGAAGACCGGCAAGCGGCTCACGCGGCTCGGGGCGCGCTGCAGCGGCGGATTGAAGACGCGGCGGATCTCGGCGGCGGCTTAGGGCGTGTTTGACGCGACGGCTGCAGCTCGAGCTAGCTTGGGGGGTTACGGGGCTTCGGTCGGTATTTAAAGGACGGAGAACGGGCGGAATCGGAACTGCTCCGCGCGAAACACGCGCGCGGTTGAGGAGCGACTCGTGTCCGGCTCGGACACGAGGTTGAAGATGATGCTGTCCagtgggccccacctggcagtggCACTGGAGCGCGGGGCCCGGCCGTCAGCTGCTGAGGCAAGATGAGGGAGGCGCGGCGCTGGTTGTCCCTTGGGCCGCGAGGTGGGCCGTGCGGGCACTGGCTGGGCCGCAGCAAGAAGAGGGGGAAAAGGGAAAGAGATGCGggccgcgggggggggggggggaaagaaagggttgggCCAAGCCCAAGTCGGGTAGGGAGAGGGGAAGGGAATTTCTTTTTTTCCATTTTCCAATTTAAATCTTGCTCAAacattttgaaaagaaaagcaAAACAAATTTGAAAGGAGAAACTTCACACACAAAAtacatgcagcagcatgaatgcacatacaTGTTTCTAGATCCTATAGTGAATTTTAttccaaaaaaattattttcttactATTCTTTAGTGCCCACATCAGATAATTAAATCAATTAGCCTATTTGGAAAagtgaaatttttagggtgttacagcattGACCTTCACATTACTTGTTTCATCATTTTCTCCTTTgttatttctttttttgttgTTCTACCTTTCATGTATATACTTGTTTAGAAGGCTTTGCCACATCATCATTTACCATGCTACTTTCTATCTGCCACATCATCATTTACCATGCTACTTTCTATCCTATTAATCTTGCAGGTATGTGGGCTAACAGTCTGAAAGCTGATGACTATCAAGGTACAAAGTTTTGATCATTTCAAAATTTTGCATTTTGTATGCTACTTGGGAACACATTATCGGTATCCACTTCTAGGAAAACAAGATGCTATATGGACTTTGGAGGCTTGATACCTTTTTTACACATGCTTTAAGGTTATAAATGTTATAACACAAAAAGTCTTGATTCCTGAATGCTTCCTGTATTCAAAACCTAGTTAGCAAAACATAAGCGACCAAATAATACATGTGCAATCGCTAACATTCTCCGTTCAATTGATTATCTACAAGCATGTCAACATTCAAATTTTGATATCCGTATAAGGCCATAATGTCCTGGCATTATGGGCATGAAAGAAATGATGACAGGCAGTATAAGATGGCCAAAATATTGCACAAAGTAATTGCAACATGCCTATCTCTATTGTGTTTTCGTGTCACAAATCATAGCGTAATGTGTTCTATGGGCAATTCCTGGTTTTGGGGCTGTGCCACAGAATTTAGTCCATTACTAATCAACATTTTTCCGTTATGGCCCCAGAAATGCTGCTTTCAAGTTTCATCGACCTGTTATGTCCAAATGTAGAGAACAAAGGTGTTTTTTTAATGATATTTGGACAGCCTTGTAAACATTGTTGAGGATTTATGCGTTTGGACAGGGGAAGTAACTGTAATGTTTCTGGAACAATAACTTGGAAAGTTGATTTTCTTGGATAAATTTAGGATTCAAAAGCCCCTTTGAAATTTCCCAGACCTAGGCCCTGAACTGGTAACTGGTGGTCACTAGCCAGTTCTCAATCCAATCCCAATCCCAATCTCTTTCactttttccttagttattttctGCAGTCAACCATGTTCTGTTAGCCACAGGGTTTTCCAGTTCCTGTGGTGGGATTTGGGAcctattataagttcatggagtTTCATGCTAACTTGTTGATTGAAATATGGCTTTCCAACAAGATAGTGAATAAATGTAACTTCAATTGGGGGTTTATGGTTTCTTGCTGGATCAAGGATGTCTGGATGTGCATAGATCaagtgtttttatttttgttgctATTTTCTTGTTGCATGGTACAGGTTTCAAAAGTGCAACATACTGCAATATAATGATACGCAGGGCATGGTGTAAACTGTTCTCTAGGCGATTAGTTTTCTCTTATAGTCCAAGGCGTGAGTGTGTGGTGTTGTATGGAGTTTCTTCtcccttttttatttttcttaataCAATGATACACAATTCTCCTGCATGTTCAAGAAAAAAGGATGCTGTAATATAATGTTCACTGAGTGGAAGGCATTTGCAGTTTTAATTGTAAATCATGACTAGGCATCGACTAGTCGGACCGTCGGACCAGGGCAGCATATTGCACTATTGCCTAGCCAATTGGCTATCCCAGTAGGCTTCATGCGCAGGTTGAAGGATTTTCCTGTTTCCTGCTCGTGCTCATTTCAGCTGGCAGCTAGGTCAAAGCCAGAGGAGCCTGTGTCTTAGTAATATAGGATGTGGTATGGTATGGGCCTCGAATACTACTGGGCTGGAGCCCAAGTTGCCGCGCCTGTCAGCAGCAACTAGTTCACTTAAAGGGCTGACTAATAGTGAGTAGTTGACTGATCGATTGACTAGGCAAACTACTATGTACCTGATCTTTCGCTTTTGACTTTTCAGTTCACATACTGGAGAAGACAAATGTAACTAGAGATGCAAGCTCCGCTTGCTCTGGGTCACTAGGTCCACTCAAGACTTGCTAAATGAACTAAAATGGCATTGATGCCACTGTAATTAATTTGTTTACTCAGCCACCATTGGTTAACCATTTGCATCCTTAAATCTAACCTGACTTTAACATGTAAGACAATAGTTTGGGATGTAAAATTGGATTGATTAAAAACAAAGGTATGGCATACAAATAAATTGCCACATTGCAGCACATTCCAGGAAAACTGTCACATCTAGCAATTTGGAACAGTGAAAAATCTACATCGTGAAAAATAAGTTTATTGAGAACAAGAATGTGTGCACTTCTGAaatacttttttttaaaaaaaagagttcTACCTCTACTTTTATAGGGAGCAACGTAACGGCACAAGTACTGGGGTTTCCAGTTATGAAGGAAGTTCTCACAAAATAGCTCTCCCAGCAAAGTCTAGTAGAACACTAAATTTTGACAACATCAGAAAGCAGAATAGAACTAGGCTTGAAGCCCTTGAGCCAGTTCATTGCAGAGATCTTCAACTAAGAAAAGTGCTCCTGGTCCTTCTTAAGGTTGGCGCTCCATTTCTGCATTAAGGATAGTGCAATGTAGATAACATCAGTGGGGGTCTTAGGGAACTTCTTGGTGATAGCCATCTTATTTCTGGAAGTCCACAAGGCCCAAGTAAAACCTGCAAACAGAAATATGATTAACCTGGTGGGTAAGGGCACCATGCCCAACAGCCAAGTATTAGTGAAGTCACTCAAAGAAGTAGGATATGCATTCAagtggaacacttccttgataAAGCTCCAGATAAATCTTGCCATGTGACACTTAAAGAAAATATGGTCAATAGATTCTAAGCAACCACATAAGCAACAACTAATATTCCCTTTCCAACCTTTCTTAACCAGGTTTTGTGCAACTTGTAGTTTATTATTAAACACTTGCCACAGGAAGAATGTTATCTGAAGTACAAATTTAACTAGAGGGTTAACAGAAAGAGGGAGTTTAACTGAAGTGGAACAAGATAACTTGTTGGTGTTGTAGTGTACTTCAGGTTCCAACCCATAATATTTGCTATTCCATATTTTTCCCAAAGTGAACAAAAAGCACTTTAGAATAGATGGCATGACTCTGACTTGTGATCATAATTGCAAATTTTGCAGCTCTTCTTGATCGTGGTTGGAGGAGATCTGGTTGTTTTCTTTACAAACCTGAGATGGAACGGACATGCTGTCCCTCATATACGATACGCTTGAAGGCAAATGATTTCATTTGTTCCAAAGAGCAAGGTCGTGTACTTAAAAAGATGCAAAGGTAATTCTGTTAATTCTGATCCATATGCCCTGCTAAGTTTATAATAGACTCCTTAAACTGTCCTGTGTTTGTTTTTAAACCCATCAACTCATCCATGTGCAGGTTCCTTGATGGTGACCTTGATCCACATATTGGAAGTCCCCAGTGTAAGGCAAGCCCAACAAAGCGCTCACTTGGTGAACCTCTGAATTCACCAACCTCGAAAGTATCAAAGGTATCAGCAAAAGAGTTTCGAGCAGGCATGGGTCCAAATATATCGAAAGAAGACGACGTCACTTGTTGCCTGGCAAGCAAAATCAATGAGGCCGCAGATACATGCTTCCAAGGGGGGGTATTTGGTTCAGTTCAACTCCCCAAAGCTATTGTGAAGACTGTTAAACCTCAAGTCAAAAGGAAAGTAGGAGAATCAGTGCAAGAAAAGAAAGTCGGAGAAGCAGTGCAAGATTTGGTTTATACGTGCAACATAAGTTTCCAAATAGTGGCAGCAGTTCGACGTGCATTGCCTAAAGAAAATGGTGCTAATCAAAATGAAGTACTGGCAGATCTTTCTCCAAATTCTGTTGCAGAAAAGCTATCCATGGCAATGGAACGTCTTGGACAACTAGCTGGTTTTGAAGTAAAAGCTTGTAATGGGCATCTTAATTTCTATTTGGCCACCAATCAGGCAATGCAGAACCATACCAGCTTTGTTGTACCTGTGCAAACTTCAGACAAGTCTAGTGGTTCAAAGCAAAGCTCTGTGGACAAAACTAATACGAAATATCCTCTGAAAAGAAAAATCCTGGAGATTAGGTTGAGCACATCTCATTTTGATCCTGAGGAGTTTGCTCTGTACCGAAGGTATCAGACAAAGGTGCATAAGGAGAAGACAGTTACGGAAAGTTCATACAAGAGATTTCTAGTAGATACACCAATCGTGTTTGTCCCCCCAAAGAGTGGTGATAATTCAGTTCCACCGTGCGGGTTCGGGTCTTTTCATCAGCAGTACAGAATTGATGGAAAACTTGTGGCTGTTGGTGTAGTTGATATCCTTCCTAAGTGTTTGTCAAGCAAGTACTTGTTCTGGGATCCTGACCTTTCTTTCCTATCTCTTGGAAAGTATACAGCTCTGAAGGAGATAGATTGGGTCAAGACGACACATGAGCACTGTCCCAGCCTTCAGTACTACTATCTCGGTTACTATATACATtcttgcaataagatgagataCAAAGCTGCATATCGACCATCAGAACTTCTATGTCCTGTCCGTTACGAGTAATTTTTTCCGCCCTTTCCACTATATTTCGCAATACATAACCTTGTATAATGTGAGCGACTGAAAGTAACAATAGTCAAACTTAAAGGAGGAACACTAAGTTATGTCCTGGTATGCTTACTAATGTGGTTGCAATGGATATTTTTCGGTGTATTCTTTTAATAAGGTTATTGCTTCTTGTTCTAGAGTAGTAGTAATTTGTAGGAGACTGCTGTTATCACTGCCTTCAGATAATGGATCAGTGAAACGTTGAAAACATACTTTCATCTGGTTAAAAGTTTACCTGGAGCTTGACTATTGAAAACTATTGGTTAGCTATTTTTGTGTTTCTATTCCCGACTACAAGTCACAGGTTTTTATGCAAAACTGGATGCTATTTAACCATTAAATTTCATGCTTCTTTCATTCTTCTCTAACTTCTAATTCTCAACATTGCAGGTGGGTTCCCTATGATTTAGCCAAGCCTCTACTGGATACCAGTCAATATTCCATTCTATCTGATTATGCTACAATGCAAGGTGAAGTGCCCCAGCCTCAGATTTGTGGTCCCTCTGATGACTCTTCAGCAAAAATTGACCACCACGACTCAACCAGCGATGAGGACGATGATGAAGATTTCAACGACTATGAATCAGATATGATGGTTGATGAAGAGACAATTCATTCAGAAAAGCCAGATACAACTGAAGGCAGTTCCAACATAAATGACATAAAAAACATCACCCTGGACCTGAATGGCTCGCGGGTTAAATTTAAGGTACATACACAAAATCTGACCTCAAATCGGAAAGATGATGATGGCCCTATGCGATCTGTGCACAGAAATAGGGGCACATCGTCTAAATTTGCTTTTGTAGTATTTATCAGGAAATTTGCCAGCCTTTTCTGTCATTAATCATCCATTTCTCCATTAGTCTGAACATGTAAAAGATTTAACAAGTATCTGCGCACATAATTTGTAAAACAATGTAATCTGTGACTGGAAAAATGTAATTTTATTCTCTGGTTTTGATTTCTGTATGATGTGCTTAGTTAACTCTCTCCCTTTCAGGGCCTTCAGCAAGTGTTTGGGCCAATCGAGAGGCGACACCTCACTGCGCTAGAAGGGCAACTGAGCAGATACGTCAAGGTTGTTGGGAAGGAGCTATCCGATCGAATTGTGTATTGCCTTTCTTGATATGCAGCCAGCCAGCCGGGTCAATTCTACTATGAAAGTGCACATGAGAGCAAAACTTGTTTCATTCAGAAAGAAAGGTCATAGCTCTGTTATACTGCTGCATGTCTATGCTTGTTTTTTTGTTGTAGAAGATACGAGAGCCCGCTGTCGAGGCTGACATAGAACATTTGTCTGGTCGATTGTGTATGCGTATTGGCACTGAATTATTCATGGATTGCTTTACTCCACgctgaacaaaaaaaaatggcGATTCCGTACGCCTCAATGGGCTTGGAAGGCAATGGAGCCGGCACGGTTAAAAAAAAGTTGCAGGGAATGGGCTTCTGTCGAAGCTGCAGTGTCACGTGCACAGCGACCGCTCGTGACTAGAAATTCTCGTCGTACGTCCACTGCAAAAGGCCGCACCGCACCGGCGCTCAGTAGGGGCCCGCCGCCTGCATCGTGTCTCACCTGCGCGGCCATGAAGTGGCGCAGAGGCATCCACCGCTTTGCGCCAGAGGATAGGACAGGCCCACCATGTACCGTCGTACGCCTCGTGACTCGTCGCTAGTACGTGAGTTCTGAGGAGGTGGCGCGTCCGCTCGTCGTAGCCCGGGTTCGGCGTGTCGGGTACGTATACCTGTTTTGTTCGGCCCACCATGTTGTTTAGttccttaaaaaattttgcaaaatttttaagattctccatcacatccaaTCTTTAGATccaatctttagatgtatgcataaagtattaaatatagacgaaaataaaaactaattacacagtttggtcggaattgacgagacgaatcttttgagcctagttagtcacaATTCCATTGATACGGTTGTTCGCTAGTTTTCAATCTAGTGAACGATCCACGTCGGTCGCCCACCCTTCTCCCCCCACTTTCCTTTCCTTAACATTATCATAAAAAaagcaaaatatttatttcaaattactaTAACTTTTAAATGATGTATCTATTTTTAATTCCATCTATACCGGTGTGTTCAACATGACGAGACGAACAAAACTAGATCCCACTTCTATATGTTTCGAAGATTTTTATTTCTCTAGTAgcaatttatgtatattaacttaTAACATATAAGTTATATTGCTAACTTATTCTGCTAAGTTATGCTGCTAACCTATTCTGCTAACTTGTATTGTATAACTTTTGTTTGTGTATAATAACTGCATAACTTTCTATATACACTAGTGTATCAGCTGTgtaacttatgtacataagttgtATTGTGTAATTTATGCCTCCctttattccaaattataaaatattttgattTTTCTACATATATTGATTTTGCTATGTGTGTGTCTAGATgcatggtaaattcaatttagaAAAGTCAATTACATTTTTCATGGCTATGCAGCGTAACTTAGTTCATTAGATTTATTGTACTGAGTTATATATCTAATTCCTATTTTTACGTATAGGCTACTAACTTACGAGATTAAGTTAGTGTACAAAGTTATATAAGTATCTTGTGTTTTTCATGTGCTGCATGCTAGCTAACTTATTTGTCTAAGTTACTATTAACAATAATTTAATTATTTTACAGATCTACGAATTGAAGAAACAGATGTTGAGATTATCACTGCACAAGTTTAAAAAGCAATTATTTTATCT
This region of Sorghum bicolor cultivar BTx623 unplaced genomic scaffold, Sorghum_bicolor_NCBIv3 super_176, whole genome shotgun sequence genomic DNA includes:
- the LOC8155690 gene encoding arginyl-tRNA--protein transferase 2 isoform X2, with protein sequence MLLSICHIIIYHATFYPINLAGMWANSLKADDYQALLDRGWRRSGCFLYKPEMERTCCPSYTIRLKANDFICSKEQGRVLKKMQRFLDGDLDPHIGSPQCKASPTKRSLGEPLNSPTSKVSKVSAKEFRAGMGPNISKEDDVTCCLASKINEAADTCFQGGVFGSVQLPKAIVKTVKPQVKRKVGESVQEKKVGEAVQDLVYTCNISFQIVAAVRRALPKENGANQNEVLADLSPNSVAEKLSMAMERLGQLAGFEVKACNGHLNFYLATNQAMQNHTSFVVPVQTSDKSSGSKQSSVDKTNTKYPLKRKILEIRLSTSHFDPEEFALYRRYQTKVHKEKTVTESSYKRFLVDTPIVFVPPKSGDNSVPPCGFGSFHQQYRIDGKLVAVGVVDILPKCLSSKYLFWDPDLSFLSLGKYTALKEIDWVKTTHEHCPSLQYYYLGYYIHSCNKMRYKAAYRPSELLCPVRYEWVPYDLAKPLLDTSQYSILSDYATMQGEVPQPQICGPSDDSSAKIDHHDSTSDEDDDEDFNDYESDMMVDEETIHSEKPDTTEGSSNINDIKNITLDLNGSRVKFKQVFGPIERRHLTALEGQLSRYVKVVGKELSDRIVYCLS
- the LOC8155690 gene encoding arginyl-tRNA--protein transferase 2 isoform X1 is translated as MLLSICHIIIYHATFYPINLAGMWANSLKADDYQALLDRGWRRSGCFLYKPEMERTCCPSYTIRLKANDFICSKEQGRVLKKMQRFLDGDLDPHIGSPQCKASPTKRSLGEPLNSPTSKVSKVSAKEFRAGMGPNISKEDDVTCCLASKINEAADTCFQGGVFGSVQLPKAIVKTVKPQVKRKVGESVQEKKVGEAVQDLVYTCNISFQIVAAVRRALPKENGANQNEVLADLSPNSVAEKLSMAMERLGQLAGFEVKACNGHLNFYLATNQAMQNHTSFVVPVQTSDKSSGSKQSSVDKTNTKYPLKRKILEIRLSTSHFDPEEFALYRRYQTKVHKEKTVTESSYKRFLVDTPIVFVPPKSGDNSVPPCGFGSFHQQYRIDGKLVAVGVVDILPKCLSSKYLFWDPDLSFLSLGKYTALKEIDWVKTTHEHCPSLQYYYLGYYIHSCNKMRYKAAYRPSELLCPVRYEWVPYDLAKPLLDTSQYSILSDYATMQGEVPQPQICGPSDDSSAKIDHHDSTSDEDDDEDFNDYESDMMVDEETIHSEKPDTTEGSSNINDIKNITLDLNGSRVKFKGLQQVFGPIERRHLTALEGQLSRYVKVVGKELSDRIVYCLS